One region of Candidatus Zixiibacteriota bacterium genomic DNA includes:
- a CDS encoding ZIP family metal transporter, whose protein sequence is MATLALYLPTLVFISLVGGFLPLVRELQRTTLALLLSFSAGVLLGAVFLHMVPEAGRVLGEDLGWAILGGFLLIFIMERFVFVHACEERDCDIHQMGIPAFLGISLHSLLDGIALGAGLMIPQLGPVVLLAVIIHKMPDSISISSILLSAGWGRRQVAFLNLLFSLTTPVGALIAYLFLRSLSPEAVAVALSISAGTFLAIATADILPQVHRIEQSNPKTLMFLLGGLTVSWLGRLFEL, encoded by the coding sequence ATGGCCACACTCGCGCTCTATCTCCCGACGCTCGTCTTCATCTCGCTGGTGGGCGGCTTTCTGCCGCTGGTCCGAGAGCTTCAGCGCACGACTCTGGCTCTGCTCCTGAGCTTCAGCGCCGGGGTCCTGCTCGGGGCCGTCTTCCTCCACATGGTCCCCGAAGCCGGCAGGGTTCTCGGGGAGGACCTCGGGTGGGCGATCCTCGGCGGCTTCCTGCTCATTTTTATCATGGAGCGTTTTGTCTTCGTCCATGCGTGCGAGGAACGGGATTGCGACATCCACCAGATGGGCATCCCGGCTTTCCTCGGCATCTCGCTGCACAGCCTGCTGGATGGAATCGCGCTGGGCGCCGGCCTCATGATCCCTCAACTGGGCCCCGTGGTTCTTCTCGCGGTCATCATCCACAAGATGCCCGACAGCATCTCCATCTCTTCGATTCTGCTCAGCGCCGGCTGGGGCCGCCGGCAGGTCGCTTTCCTCAATCTCCTTTTCTCGCTGACCACGCCGGTGGGCGCCTTGATCGCGTATCTCTTTTTGCGCTCGCTTTCGCCGGAAGCGGTCGCCGTCGCTCTGAGCATTTCGGCGGGAACGTTCCTTGCCATCGCCACCGCGGACATCCTTCCCCAGGTGCACCGCATCGAACAAAGCAACCCGAAGACCCTGATGTTCCTCCTCGGCGGCCTGACCGTGAGCTGGCTGGGGCGGCTCTTCGAGCTTTAG
- a CDS encoding nucleotidyltransferase family protein encodes MKAMVLAAGLGTRLRPLTETVPKALVRVWGRPMIEYPLRLLKHYGIEDIVINLHHGGRQIRDYLGSGARLGLRISYSEEEELLDTGGGLLRARPFLEAGTFVVINTDTIIDVPLADVLRFHREKRAAATLVLRPDPEADRYGSMDLCRDGRICRFLRTRSAACPPATRGVMFTGLQVLEPKVFDFMETLEAGPKFSTTVHLYPRMLAAGEPLYGYCFAGFWQDLGAIERIREVENRLSRGEVRLHYL; translated from the coding sequence ATGAAGGCGATGGTGCTCGCCGCCGGCCTGGGAACCCGCCTGCGGCCGCTGACCGAGACGGTGCCCAAGGCGCTGGTACGGGTCTGGGGCCGGCCGATGATCGAGTATCCGCTGCGGCTGCTCAAGCACTACGGGATCGAAGATATCGTGATCAATCTTCACCACGGCGGGCGGCAGATCCGGGATTACCTCGGTAGCGGCGCGCGGCTCGGGCTCAGGATCAGCTACTCCGAGGAGGAGGAGCTGCTCGACACCGGCGGGGGGTTGCTCAGGGCGAGACCCTTTCTCGAAGCCGGGACCTTCGTGGTGATCAACACCGATACGATCATCGACGTACCGCTCGCCGACGTCTTGCGTTTCCACCGGGAGAAGCGGGCCGCCGCAACGCTCGTCCTGCGGCCGGACCCGGAGGCGGACCGCTACGGATCGATGGATCTGTGCCGCGACGGCCGCATCTGCCGCTTTCTGCGCACGCGCTCGGCGGCCTGCCCTCCGGCGACGCGCGGCGTGATGTTCACCGGGCTCCAGGTCCTGGAGCCGAAAGTCTTCGATTTCATGGAAACCCTGGAAGCCGGACCGAAATTCAGCACGACGGTGCACCTGTACCCTCGCATGCTTGCCGCAGGCGAGCCGCTTTACGGTTATTGTTTTGCGGGCTTCTGGCAGGATCTCGGCGCGATCGAACGTATTCGGGAAGTCGAAAACCGCCTGAGCCGAGGCGAAGTCCGGCTTCATTATCTCTGA